One genomic region from Aliarcobacter cryaerophilus ATCC 43158 encodes:
- a CDS encoding sulfite exporter TauE/SafE family protein, with the protein MEFTTEFLIFASIIIFLSALVQATIGFGFPMIATPLLAMVTDIKTAVIYVAIPTLVLNLSVLIIEGNFLQTIKRFYPLALMAMIGSAIGTQILIYSNSEIFKFLLAISIIFYLFSQKISFEMPWVRSKQNLATIVFGLSAGIIGGLTNVMALVLIIYSLESRQTKKEIIQSTNLCFMFGKIIQIVIFLYHGSFTQEILEISLYNILIVGICLIIGFNLRKKIDSDNYFKFIKVFLFLMAIALILQTIF; encoded by the coding sequence ATGGAATTTACCACAGAATTTTTAATTTTTGCTTCTATTATTATTTTTTTATCGGCATTAGTTCAAGCTACTATTGGTTTTGGCTTTCCTATGATAGCAACTCCTCTTCTTGCAATGGTTACAGATATTAAAACAGCTGTTATCTATGTTGCTATTCCAACTTTAGTATTAAATTTAAGCGTATTAATTATTGAAGGAAATTTTTTACAAACCATAAAAAGGTTTTATCCTTTAGCTCTTATGGCTATGATTGGAAGTGCCATAGGAACACAAATCTTGATTTATAGTAATTCTGAAATATTTAAATTTCTTTTAGCAATCTCAATTATTTTTTATCTTTTTAGTCAAAAAATATCTTTTGAAATGCCTTGGGTAAGGAGTAAACAAAATTTAGCAACTATTGTATTTGGTTTAAGTGCAGGTATTATTGGTGGCTTAACAAATGTTATGGCATTAGTTTTAATTATCTATTCTTTAGAATCAAGACAGACTAAAAAAGAGATAATTCAATCTACAAATCTTTGTTTTATGTTTGGAAAAATTATTCAAATAGTCATTTTTCTATACCATGGTTCATTTACTCAAGAGATATTAGAAATATCTTTATATAATATTTTAATCGTTGGAATTTGTTTGATAATAGGTTTTAATTTAAGAAAAAAAATAGATTCAGATAATTATTTCAAGTTTATTAAAGTTTTTTTATTTTTAATGGCAATAGCTTTGATTTTACAAACAATTTTTTAA
- the dsbD gene encoding protein-disulfide reductase DsbD encodes MKKIVIFLMLCIYSFSLEIGNKVLEPEEAFKVVFIKNENSINIKIELGKDIYLYDDKLQVNITKPQKIELLKDLKLSKPVSYDGFIVHFDDLNIEIPYSLLKSKIDSNKYEIEFKFQGCSKAGLCYAPMSEKQVIFFEADVKEEIIDPVKEDIKQKNELASSSKQENENLSETDNIAASLKDSSTLIVLATFFGFGLLLAFTPCVFPMIPILSSIIVKASQNESMSAKKGFFLSLIYVLAMSLAYTIAGVIAGIFGANLQASLQNPYVLVAFSFIFISLAFSMFGYFEIRLPSSIQTKINKTTEGKENQGVIGIAIMGFLSALIVGPCVAPPLAGALVYIGQTGDALLGGMALFVMSLGMGVPLLLIGVGAGKFMPKPGGWMESVTKIFGLIMLGVAIWLLDRVINPTISMYLWSFLLLGSGIYLRVYTHIISQLISTIIFIFGVIMIIGAVSGATNPLKPFEKFTSGVSIVKQDELKFIKIQNIAQLEDAILKSSKPIILDFWATWCVSCKELDEITFKDDDVIKKLQNFTLLKVDVTQNSDDDKAIQKRFGVVGPPALIFWDENKQEVKSAKIVGYKNPKEFLEILDKNFKN; translated from the coding sequence ATGAAAAAGATAGTTATTTTTTTAATGCTTTGTATCTATTCATTTTCTTTAGAAATTGGAAATAAAGTTTTAGAACCTGAAGAGGCATTTAAAGTAGTTTTTATCAAAAATGAAAATAGCATAAATATAAAAATAGAACTAGGCAAAGACATATATTTATATGATGACAAGCTTCAAGTAAATATTACAAAACCTCAAAAAATAGAACTTTTAAAGGATTTAAAACTATCAAAACCAGTTAGTTACGATGGTTTTATTGTTCATTTTGATGATTTAAATATTGAAATTCCATATAGCTTATTAAAATCAAAGATAGATTCCAATAAGTATGAAATCGAGTTTAAGTTTCAAGGTTGCTCAAAAGCAGGGCTTTGTTATGCTCCAATGAGTGAAAAACAAGTTATATTTTTTGAAGCAGATGTAAAAGAAGAAATTATTGATCCAGTTAAAGAAGATATAAAACAAAAAAATGAGTTAGCTTCTTCTTCAAAACAGGAAAATGAAAATTTAAGCGAAACAGATAATATAGCAGCATCTTTAAAAGATTCTAGCACTTTAATTGTTCTTGCAACGTTTTTTGGATTTGGTCTTTTATTGGCATTTACACCTTGTGTTTTTCCTATGATTCCAATTTTATCTTCTATTATTGTAAAAGCTTCACAAAATGAGAGTATGAGTGCTAAAAAAGGCTTTTTCTTATCACTTATTTATGTACTTGCGATGAGTCTTGCTTATACAATTGCTGGAGTTATTGCTGGAATTTTTGGAGCAAATTTACAAGCATCTTTACAAAATCCTTATGTTTTAGTAGCTTTTTCTTTTATTTTTATATCCCTTGCTTTTTCAATGTTTGGGTATTTTGAAATACGACTTCCAAGTTCAATTCAAACAAAGATAAATAAAACAACTGAGGGTAAAGAGAATCAAGGAGTTATTGGTATTGCAATTATGGGATTCTTATCAGCATTAATAGTAGGACCTTGTGTTGCGCCTCCTCTTGCTGGTGCTTTGGTTTATATAGGACAAACTGGAGATGCTCTTCTTGGTGGAATGGCACTTTTTGTAATGAGTTTAGGTATGGGAGTTCCTCTTTTACTAATTGGAGTAGGAGCTGGTAAATTTATGCCAAAACCAGGTGGCTGGATGGAAAGTGTTACAAAAATATTTGGATTAATTATGTTAGGTGTTGCTATTTGGTTACTTGATAGAGTTATAAATCCAACAATATCTATGTATTTATGGTCTTTCTTGCTTTTAGGAAGTGGTATTTACTTAAGAGTTTATACACATATTATTTCACAACTTATATCAACTATAATATTTATTTTTGGTGTTATTATGATTATTGGTGCTGTAAGTGGAGCTACAAATCCTCTAAAACCATTTGAAAAGTTTACAAGTGGAGTTTCTATTGTAAAGCAAGATGAACTAAAATTTATAAAAATTCAAAATATTGCACAACTTGAAGATGCTATTTTAAAATCTTCAAAACCTATAATACTTGATTTTTGGGCAACTTGGTGTGTATCTTGTAAAGAGTTAGATGAAATTACTTTTAAAGATGATGATGTTATTAAAAAACTTCAGAATTTTACACTTTTAAAAGTTGATGTTACACAAAATAGTGATGATGATAAAGCAATACAAAAAAGATTTGGAGTTGTAGGTCCTCCTGCATTAATTTTTTGGGATGAGAACAAACAAGAGGTAAAAAGTGCAAAGATAGTTGGATATAAAAATCCAAAAGAGTTTTTAGAAATCTTAGATAAAAACTTCAAGAATTAA
- a CDS encoding thioredoxin family protein, translating to MRKVIVFLIFTNFLFSYEELNIDNFDEKIKGKNAIIDFYASWCPPCKILANNLEDFEIIKPDNVEIFKVNIDDELVLAKKYGVKKLPTLIYFKDGKPIKEYVGIKTSQELLDSSKKDFK from the coding sequence ATGCGAAAAGTTATAGTTTTTTTAATATTTACTAATTTTTTATTTTCTTATGAAGAGTTAAATATTGATAATTTTGATGAAAAAATAAAAGGTAAAAATGCAATTATTGATTTTTATGCTTCTTGGTGTCCACCTTGTAAGATTTTGGCAAATAATTTAGAAGATTTTGAGATTATCAAACCAGATAATGTTGAAATTTTTAAAGTAAATATTGATGATGAGTTAGTTTTGGCAAAAAAATATGGTGTAAAAAAGTTACCAACTCTAATATATTTTAAAGATGGAAAACCAATAAAAGAGTATGTAGGAATAAAAACATCGCAAGAGCTTTTAGATAGTTCAAAAAAAGATTTTAAATAG
- the rimK gene encoding 30S ribosomal protein S6--L-glutamate ligase, which produces MLVYILSRNENLYSTKRLFEEALNKSWEVRVIDYLKCTIEIMKNELVVNYEGQILKVPDAIIPRIGASKTFFGAAIVRHFEMQDVFSTTGNLALTRSRDKLRSLQVLSKHGVDLPRTVFASNKSNAKDVIALSGGTPLVLKILEGTQGVGVVLVDSKKAAKSVLDAFYGMDVNLLVQEYIEEASGSDIRVFVVNGEVVAAMKRQGAEGDFRSNLHQGGSASVYKLNRKEKSIALAAAKSMGLGVCGVDMITSKRGPLVMEVNSSPGLEGIEKSTGINVALKIMDYIEQNIKPNCPTNPTKRKIKKDSIGA; this is translated from the coding sequence ATGTTAGTTTATATACTATCAAGAAATGAAAATTTATATTCAACAAAAAGATTGTTTGAAGAGGCTTTAAATAAAAGTTGGGAAGTAAGAGTTATTGATTATTTAAAATGTACAATAGAGATTATGAAAAATGAGCTTGTTGTAAATTATGAGGGTCAAATTTTGAAAGTTCCCGATGCAATAATTCCAAGAATTGGTGCAAGCAAAACTTTTTTTGGTGCAGCAATAGTAAGACACTTTGAGATGCAAGATGTTTTTTCAACAACTGGAAATTTGGCACTTACAAGAAGTAGAGATAAGTTAAGAAGTCTTCAAGTTTTATCAAAACATGGTGTAGATTTACCAAGAACAGTTTTTGCTTCAAATAAATCAAATGCAAAAGATGTAATAGCACTAAGTGGTGGAACACCTTTAGTTTTAAAAATTTTAGAGGGAACTCAAGGTGTTGGAGTTGTTTTGGTTGATAGTAAAAAAGCTGCAAAATCAGTTTTAGATGCCTTTTATGGAATGGATGTAAATTTACTTGTTCAAGAATATATTGAAGAAGCTAGTGGAAGCGATATAAGAGTTTTTGTGGTAAATGGCGAAGTAGTTGCTGCTATGAAGCGACAAGGAGCAGAAGGAGATTTTAGGTCAAACCTTCACCAAGGTGGAAGCGCTAGTGTTTATAAATTAAATAGAAAAGAGAAAAGTATAGCTCTTGCAGCTGCTAAATCCATGGGACTTGGAGTTTGTGGAGTTGATATGATAACTTCAAAAAGAGGACCTTTGGTTATGGAAGTAAACTCTAGCCCTGGATTAGAAGGAATTGAAAAATCAACTGGAATAAATGTGGCACTAAAAATAATGGACTATATAGAACAAAATATAAAACCAAACTGTCCAACAAATCCAACAAAAAGAAAGATTAAAAAGGATAGTATAGGGGCATAA
- a CDS encoding ATP-dependent zinc protease family protein codes for MLQLKIIGRVETISILDLELFDLDAKIDTGAYSNSLHCDDIFVDEDNFVHFKLLDKIHPSYHGKKLKIPLYKTKSVKSSNGLVQLRASIKVRVKFAGKVYQTVVSLTNRADMKYPMLIGRKFLKDRFLVDVSKKNLVK; via the coding sequence ATGTTGCAACTAAAAATTATTGGAAGAGTAGAAACTATATCGATTTTGGATTTAGAACTTTTTGATTTAGACGCAAAAATTGATACAGGAGCTTACTCAAATTCTCTTCATTGTGATGATATATTTGTAGACGAAGATAACTTTGTACATTTTAAATTGTTAGATAAAATTCATCCTTCATACCACGGAAAAAAATTAAAAATACCACTTTATAAAACAAAGAGTGTAAAAAGCTCAAATGGTCTTGTTCAGTTAAGAGCTTCTATAAAAGTTCGAGTAAAATTTGCAGGAAAAGTTTATCAAACTGTAGTTTCACTGACAAATCGTGCTGATATGAAATATCCTATGTTAATAGGAAGAAAGTTTTTAAAAGATAGGTTTTTGGTTGATGTTTCAAAAAAGAATTTAGTAAAGTAG
- a CDS encoding EAL domain-containing protein: MQNIDLLNTLLFATTFLAVVFIILYIKQLKNEKNICKQVIDSAKKEVEERLYKDELTGLKNRKSLEDSIKGKDSVVAILLDVDAFEDLNELYGFINAEEVLKELSNILKGFEKTHNVVAYRLSGDIFALTNISNIPFEEIFILIEELNKTFLNRKIFVDKLKVDIVVSMTIGISIFQEEPILTAAMALKKAKSLNQSCFVYNNELDSKELIIQSLYWREKIKKAVDEDKIIPFYQRIVNRNQEVIKYESLMRIRDFDYNNEPVIVTPDKFLGISFKTKQYLELSRIIISKSLDNLLKTQKNITINLSFKDILNYEFIDYLDNVLEKLKFEDRTRLVFEILESENLSDYDFLEEFVLKYKKLGCKIAIDDFGSGYSNFIRIIRLKPDYLKIDGSLIKNIDKDNNSYEIVKSIIAFSKTLKIKTIAEYVHSEEIFNLLLELDVDEFQGYYFGKPDEEFS; the protein is encoded by the coding sequence TTGCAAAATATTGATTTGTTAAATACTCTCTTATTTGCAACTACATTTTTAGCAGTTGTTTTTATAATTTTATATATAAAACAGTTAAAAAATGAAAAAAATATTTGTAAACAAGTTATTGATAGTGCAAAAAAAGAGGTAGAAGAGAGACTTTATAAAGATGAACTTACAGGTCTTAAAAATAGAAAATCTCTTGAAGATAGTATAAAAGGAAAAGATTCTGTTGTTGCTATTTTACTTGATGTAGATGCTTTTGAAGATTTAAATGAACTTTATGGATTTATAAATGCTGAAGAAGTTTTAAAAGAGTTGTCAAATATTTTAAAAGGTTTTGAAAAAACTCACAATGTTGTTGCATATAGATTAAGTGGTGATATTTTTGCCCTTACAAATATAAGCAATATACCATTTGAAGAGATTTTTATCTTAATTGAAGAGTTAAATAAGACTTTTTTAAATCGAAAAATTTTTGTTGATAAACTGAAAGTTGATATTGTTGTATCTATGACAATTGGAATTTCAATTTTTCAAGAAGAGCCTATATTAACTGCAGCTATGGCTTTGAAAAAAGCAAAATCATTAAATCAAAGTTGTTTTGTTTATAATAATGAACTTGATTCCAAAGAGCTTATCATACAATCACTTTACTGGAGAGAAAAGATAAAAAAAGCAGTTGATGAAGATAAAATCATACCTTTTTATCAACGAATAGTAAATAGAAACCAAGAAGTAATAAAATATGAATCTTTGATGAGAATAAGAGATTTTGATTACAATAATGAACCTGTTATTGTTACTCCCGATAAGTTTTTAGGAATTTCATTTAAGACAAAACAGTATTTAGAACTTTCAAGAATTATTATCTCAAAAAGTTTAGATAATCTTTTGAAAACTCAAAAAAATATAACTATAAACTTGAGTTTCAAAGATATTTTGAATTATGAATTTATAGATTATTTAGATAATGTTTTGGAAAAATTAAAGTTTGAAGATAGAACTAGGCTAGTTTTTGAAATCTTAGAGAGTGAAAATTTGAGTGATTATGATTTTCTAGAAGAGTTTGTTTTGAAATATAAAAAACTAGGTTGTAAAATAGCAATAGATGATTTTGGAAGTGGGTATTCAAATTTTATTAGAATAATTAGACTTAAACCTGATTATTTAAAAATTGACGGAAGTCTAATAAAAAATATAGATAAAGATAATAACTCTTATGAGATTGTAAAATCAATAATTGCTTTTAGTAAAACTTTAAAAATTAAAACTATTGCTGAATATGTGCATAGTGAAGAAATATTTAATCTTTTACTTGAATTGGATGTAGATGAATTCCAAGGTTACTATTTTGGAAAACCAGATGAAGAATTTTCATAA
- a CDS encoding phosphatidylserine decarboxylase → MHITNLLSQYFGKFAKKEFPKPIQEFINGAYTKFMKLDLKEFKNSKHYKSLNELFTRDLIIKREIDSSKDIFISPTDSLITECGKLKNDTALQIKGMEYSVEELLTYYCRDNFSKVENGDFMNFYLSPKDYHRYHSPVDFKLKKLIHVPGKLYPVNLKYLNKEIELFVQNERVVLECEKDGKIFYMIFVGALNVGQMVFEFEPRVETNKDTKEIKVYTYENIEISKADCLGYFKMGSTVVMIWEKDFVVLEDLLNQNVKFGQKIAKY, encoded by the coding sequence ATGCATATTACAAATCTACTATCACAATATTTTGGTAAATTTGCTAAAAAAGAGTTTCCAAAACCTATTCAAGAGTTCATAAATGGTGCTTATACAAAATTTATGAAACTAGATTTAAAAGAGTTTAAAAATTCAAAACATTACAAATCTTTAAATGAACTTTTTACAAGAGATTTGATAATAAAAAGAGAGATAGATAGTTCGAAAGATATTTTTATTTCTCCAACAGATAGTTTAATTACTGAGTGTGGGAAGTTAAAAAATGATACAGCTTTACAAATAAAAGGTATGGAATATAGTGTTGAAGAGCTTCTTACTTATTATTGTAGAGATAATTTCTCAAAAGTAGAAAATGGTGATTTTATGAACTTTTATTTATCGCCAAAAGATTACCATAGGTACCATTCTCCAGTTGATTTTAAGTTAAAAAAACTAATTCATGTACCTGGAAAACTATATCCTGTAAACTTAAAATATCTGAACAAAGAGATTGAACTTTTTGTTCAAAATGAAAGAGTTGTTTTGGAGTGTGAAAAAGATGGAAAAATCTTTTATATGATTTTTGTTGGAGCTTTAAATGTTGGGCAAATGGTATTTGAATTTGAGCCAAGAGTTGAAACAAATAAAGATACAAAAGAGATAAAAGTTTATACATATGAGAATATTGAAATTTCAAAAGCTGACTGTTTAGGTTATTTTAAAATGGGATCTACAGTTGTAATGATTTGGGAAAAAGATTTTGTAGTTTTAGAGGATTTATTAAACCAAAATGTAAAATTTGGTCAAAAAATTGCAAAATATTGA
- the mqnE gene encoding aminofutalosine synthase MqnE, producing MTLIEKLENGTRLNYEDGVKLFDLDVLTLGHYANKIRVSKHQKKTYFNINRHINPTNICKDVCQFCAYSASRKNPDQYALSHEEILETVKNSSKNGIKEVHIVSAHNPHTGLEWYMDIFKKIKKDFPNIHIKALTAAEIHFLSTQYNLSYEELIDTMIKSGVDSMPGGGAEIFDETVRKRICGGKVSSNQWLEIHKLWHNKGKKSNATMLFGHIETRENRVDHILRLRELQDITGGFNAFIPLVFQTENNYLKVKEPVTANEILKTYAVSRILLDNIPNIKAYWATSTVKLALIAQEFGANDVDGTIEKESIQSAAGAKSKHGVAQNEFVDLIKNSGFTPVERDSIYNELKIY from the coding sequence ATGACTTTAATTGAAAAATTAGAAAATGGTACTAGGTTAAACTATGAAGATGGAGTTAAACTTTTTGACTTAGATGTTTTAACTTTGGGACATTATGCAAATAAAATAAGAGTTTCAAAACATCAAAAAAAGACATATTTTAATATAAATAGACATATAAACCCAACAAATATTTGTAAAGATGTTTGTCAATTTTGTGCATATAGTGCAAGTAGAAAAAATCCAGACCAATATGCTTTAAGTCATGAAGAGATTTTAGAAACTGTAAAAAACTCATCTAAAAATGGAATAAAAGAGGTTCATATAGTTTCTGCTCACAATCCACACACTGGGTTAGAGTGGTATATGGATATATTTAAAAAAATTAAAAAAGATTTCCCAAATATACATATAAAAGCTCTTACAGCTGCTGAAATTCATTTTTTAAGTACACAGTATAATTTAAGTTATGAAGAGCTTATTGATACTATGATTAAAAGTGGTGTGGATTCAATGCCAGGTGGTGGAGCTGAGATTTTTGATGAAACTGTTAGAAAAAGAATTTGCGGAGGAAAAGTAAGCTCAAATCAATGGTTAGAAATTCATAAACTTTGGCACAATAAAGGTAAAAAAAGTAATGCTACAATGCTTTTTGGACATATTGAAACAAGAGAAAATAGAGTTGATCATATTTTAAGATTAAGAGAACTTCAAGATATTACAGGTGGATTTAATGCTTTTATTCCTTTAGTTTTTCAAACAGAAAATAACTATTTAAAAGTAAAAGAGCCAGTAACTGCAAATGAGATCCTAAAAACTTATGCGGTTTCAAGAATTTTACTTGATAATATTCCAAATATTAAAGCATATTGGGCTACTTCAACTGTAAAATTAGCTCTTATAGCTCAAGAATTTGGTGCAAATGATGTTGATGGAACAATTGAAAAAGAATCAATACAAAGTGCAGCTGGGGCAAAAAGTAAACATGGAGTTGCTCAAAATGAGTTTGTTGACTTAATAAAAAACTCTGGATTTACTCCAGTTGAGAGGGATAGTATTTATAATGAACTAAAAATTTATTAA
- a CDS encoding carbonic anhydrase, producing the protein MQINDLIKGNKKFREVRFSKYETDLKQLSKEGQNPDILFIGCSDSRVTPELVLDTRPGDMFTLRNVGNFVPPYNPDEDFHGTSAVIEYAVNVLEVKHIIVCGHSHCGACKSLYQDLGDSPDLINVKKWLELGKKAKEYTLLATLDKNDKEQLYRTTEKVSIVYQMENLLSFPYIVRRIKEGTLQIHGWYYKIENGSIEFYDGSDCTFKPLEEFRNEL; encoded by the coding sequence AAATTTAGAGAAGTTAGATTTTCGAAGTATGAGACAGATTTAAAACAATTATCAAAAGAGGGTCAAAATCCAGATATTTTGTTTATTGGTTGTAGTGATAGTAGAGTTACACCAGAGTTGGTTTTGGATACAAGACCTGGTGATATGTTTACCCTTAGAAATGTTGGAAATTTTGTTCCACCATATAATCCTGATGAAGATTTTCATGGAACAAGTGCAGTTATTGAGTATGCTGTAAATGTTTTGGAAGTTAAACATATTATTGTTTGTGGGCACTCTCATTGTGGAGCTTGTAAGAGTTTATATCAAGATTTAGGAGATAGTCCTGATTTGATAAATGTTAAAAAATGGCTAGAATTAGGTAAAAAAGCAAAAGAGTACACACTTTTGGCAACACTTGATAAAAATGATAAAGAACAACTATATAGAACAACTGAAAAAGTATCTATTGTTTATCAAATGGAAAACCTTCTTTCTTTTCCATATATTGTGAGAAGAATAAAAGAAGGAACACTTCAAATTCATGGTTGGTACTATAAAATAGAAAATGGAAGTATTGAATTTTATGATGGAAGTGATTGTACATTTAAACCACTAGAAGAGTTTAGAAATGAGTTATGA